The following are encoded in a window of Citrobacter freundii genomic DNA:
- the avtA gene encoding valine--pyruvate transaminase, producing MTFSLFGDKFTRHSGITRLMEDLNDGLRTPGAIMLGGGNPAQIPQMQEYFQSLLAEMLENGKVTDALCNYDGPQGKTELLAELATLLREKLGWDIEPQNIALTNGSQSAFFYLFNLFAGRRADGTTRKVLFPLAPEYIGYADSGLEEELFVSARPNIELLPEGQFKYHVDFEHLHIGEETGMICVSRPTNPTGNVITDEELLKLDRLANQHGIPLVIDNAYGVPFPGIIFSEARPLWNPNIVLCMSLSKLGLPGSRCGIIIANEKIITAITNMNGIISLAPGGMGPAIMCEMIKRNDLLRLSETVIKPFYYQRVQETVAIIRRYLSEERCLIHKPEGAIFLWLWFKDLPITTELLYQRLKARGVLMVPGDYFFPGLDKPWPHTHQCMRMNYVPEPEKIEAGVKILAEEIERAWREG from the coding sequence ATGACATTCTCACTTTTTGGCGACAAATTTACCCGCCATTCAGGCATCACCCGCCTGATGGAGGACCTCAACGACGGTTTACGTACGCCCGGCGCGATCATGCTTGGCGGCGGTAACCCGGCGCAAATCCCACAGATGCAGGAGTACTTCCAGTCTCTGCTAGCCGAGATGCTGGAAAACGGCAAAGTCACTGATGCGCTTTGTAATTATGACGGTCCACAAGGGAAAACCGAGCTACTGGCCGAACTGGCCACGCTGCTGCGCGAGAAGCTGGGCTGGGATATCGAACCACAAAATATTGCACTGACAAATGGCAGTCAGAGCGCGTTTTTCTACTTATTCAATCTTTTCGCCGGACGTCGCGCCGACGGGACCACCCGAAAAGTCCTGTTCCCACTGGCACCGGAATACATTGGCTATGCCGATTCCGGGCTGGAAGAGGAGCTCTTCGTCTCTGCGCGCCCGAATATCGAGCTGCTGCCGGAAGGTCAGTTTAAGTATCACGTTGACTTTGAACACCTGCACATTGGCGAAGAGACCGGCATGATTTGCGTGTCACGCCCCACCAACCCGACAGGCAATGTGATTACTGACGAAGAGTTATTGAAGCTGGACCGCCTCGCCAATCAGCACGGTATTCCGCTGGTCATTGATAATGCCTATGGCGTCCCGTTCCCCGGCATTATCTTTAGCGAAGCCCGTCCGCTGTGGAACCCCAACATTGTACTGTGCATGAGCCTTTCCAAGCTCGGGCTGCCAGGTTCGCGCTGCGGTATTATTATCGCCAATGAAAAAATCATCACCGCGATCACCAACATGAACGGCATCATCAGCCTTGCCCCTGGCGGTATGGGTCCGGCTATCATGTGCGAGATGATTAAACGCAACGATCTCCTGCGCCTGTCGGAGACCGTGATCAAGCCGTTTTATTATCAGCGCGTTCAGGAGACCGTGGCGATCATTCGCCGTTACTTATCCGAAGAGCGCTGCCTGATCCATAAACCAGAAGGGGCGATTTTCCTGTGGCTGTGGTTCAAGGACTTGCCTATCACCACCGAGCTGCTGTATCAGCGCCTGAAAGCACGCGGCGTGTTGATGGTTCCCGGTGATTACTTCTTCCCGGGGCTGGACAAGCCGTGGCCGCACACCCACCAGTGCATGCGGATGAACTACGTTCCGGAGCCGGAGAAAATCGAGGCTGGCGTGAAGATTCTGGCTGAAGAGATAGAACGCGCCTGGCGTGAAGGCTGA
- a CDS encoding 4Fe-4S dicluster domain-containing protein — translation MNGFIMADAAKCIGCRTCEVACVVAHQENQTCATVSSGAFIPRIRVIKDDAFTTAVTCHQCEDAPCANACPTTAIRREHGHIFVEQARCIGCKSCMLACPFGAMNVVAQRSRVQAVKCDLCWHRETGPACVESCPTRALQCVDAAKIQQQRLRSQPL, via the coding sequence ATGAACGGGTTTATTATGGCGGATGCGGCGAAATGCATTGGATGTCGAACCTGCGAAGTGGCCTGCGTCGTCGCGCATCAGGAAAACCAGACGTGTGCGACGGTCTCCTCCGGGGCATTTATCCCGCGTATTCGGGTGATTAAAGACGACGCGTTTACCACGGCGGTAACGTGTCATCAATGCGAAGACGCACCTTGTGCGAATGCCTGCCCGACCACCGCTATTCGCCGCGAACATGGGCATATCTTCGTGGAACAGGCACGCTGCATTGGCTGTAAGAGCTGTATGCTGGCCTGTCCGTTTGGGGCCATGAATGTGGTTGCACAGCGCTCGCGGGTGCAGGCGGTTAAATGTGATTTGTGCTGGCATCGCGAAACGGGCCCGGCGTGTGTAGAATCCTGCCCGACCCGTGCGTTGCAATGCGTTGACGCCGCAAAAATTCAGCAGCAGCGTTTGCGTTCACAGCCGTTGTAA
- a CDS encoding AraC family transcriptional regulator, translated as MLELSMSLPIKVQNGGLFISRGVGSHPARQLHSWEIIFVEKGTLTIREGNAIFSVQAGESLLLWPQRLHVGVGQFPPDLKFYWLHFEVKSGERVSPPEALLSIPQQTRVNEPQYIISLFRQFLREQENIHRSVALELILLLILQQISAAASEQPADTPGNALAWKAQQMIHTQFHLPLSASLLAKELHCNADYLGRVFRGVFRLTLTEALHRQRVRAAEKLLISDSLSLTEVAFKCGFNDVGYFRKIFRTHTSLTPAAWKRRYCKEHINSA; from the coding sequence ATGCTTGAATTATCCATGTCACTTCCGATTAAAGTACAAAATGGCGGGCTGTTTATTTCTCGTGGCGTGGGAAGTCATCCGGCGCGGCAACTTCATTCCTGGGAAATTATCTTTGTCGAAAAAGGGACATTAACGATTCGTGAAGGGAACGCTATTTTTAGCGTGCAGGCTGGAGAGAGTTTGCTGTTGTGGCCGCAGCGTTTACATGTCGGCGTGGGACAATTTCCGCCCGATTTAAAATTTTATTGGCTGCATTTTGAAGTGAAGTCCGGTGAGCGTGTTTCACCGCCTGAAGCGCTGCTTTCGATCCCGCAACAGACTCGGGTGAATGAGCCACAATATATTATTTCGCTGTTTCGCCAGTTTTTACGTGAGCAGGAGAATATCCATCGCAGCGTTGCGCTGGAGCTGATCCTGTTGCTGATTTTGCAGCAAATATCCGCTGCCGCCAGCGAACAACCTGCCGATACGCCCGGTAATGCGCTGGCGTGGAAAGCGCAGCAAATGATACATACTCAGTTCCATTTACCCCTATCAGCCTCATTGCTGGCGAAAGAGCTGCATTGCAATGCAGACTATCTGGGGCGTGTATTCCGGGGTGTTTTTCGGCTGACGTTAACCGAAGCGCTGCATCGCCAGCGGGTGAGGGCGGCAGAAAAGCTGTTGATCAGTGATTCGCTGTCGCTGACCGAGGTGGCGTTTAAATGTGGATTTAACGACGTGGGGTATTTTCGCAAAATTTTCCGTACGCACACCAGTCTGACCCCGGCGGCGTGGAAGCGCCGTTACTGCAAAGAGCATATTAATTCGGCGTAG
- a CDS encoding DUF3302 domain-containing protein translates to MFLDYFALGVLIFVFLVIFYGVIILHDIPYLIAKKRNHPHADAIHVAGWVSLFTLHVIWPFLWIWATLYRPERGWGMQSADSSLIQLQERVADLEKKLAEVKTSPAE, encoded by the coding sequence ATGTTTCTTGATTATTTTGCATTAGGAGTGCTTATTTTTGTATTCCTGGTCATTTTTTATGGGGTTATTATTCTGCATGATATTCCCTATCTAATTGCAAAAAAACGTAACCATCCTCATGCCGACGCTATCCATGTTGCGGGATGGGTAAGTCTGTTTACGCTGCATGTTATTTGGCCCTTTTTATGGATTTGGGCAACGCTTTACCGCCCGGAGCGCGGTTGGGGCATGCAAAGCGCTGATTCTTCCCTGATTCAACTTCAGGAGCGGGTAGCCGATCTGGAAAAGAAACTGGCCGAGGTTAAGACCTCCCCGGCGGAGTAA
- a CDS encoding LysR family transcriptional regulator, producing the protein MNKLQLKHRELKIISVIAASENISHAATVLGIAQANVSKYLADFESKVGLKVFDRTTRQLTLTPFGTALLPYINDMLDRNEQLNNFIADYKHEKRGRVTVYAPTGIIAYLSQHVIAKIQNIGGISLSLKTYNLERKAFYEGVEFPDDCDVLISYAHPKDETLVASFITKYAVTAFASQGYLDKHPISSPEELEQHSCILIDSMMIDDANIWRFNSAGGKEMHDYRVTGNYVCDNTQSALALARNHLGIVFAPNESVQLDIEAGALVPCFSEQHEWWLDLVAIFRKREYQPWRVQFILDEMLAEIREQLTQVLQQPPE; encoded by the coding sequence ATGAACAAATTACAACTCAAACACCGGGAACTGAAAATTATTTCGGTCATTGCTGCCAGTGAAAACATCAGCCATGCCGCAACCGTACTCGGCATTGCGCAGGCCAACGTCAGCAAATATCTTGCTGATTTTGAATCAAAAGTTGGATTAAAGGTGTTTGACAGAACCACCCGACAACTTACCCTGACGCCCTTTGGCACCGCGTTGCTACCCTACATCAATGACATGTTAGACAGAAACGAACAGCTGAACAATTTTATTGCCGATTATAAGCATGAAAAACGTGGTCGGGTCACGGTATATGCACCGACGGGAATTATTGCTTACTTATCGCAACATGTTATTGCAAAAATTCAGAATATTGGTGGAATTAGCCTCTCGCTGAAAACCTATAACCTGGAACGTAAAGCATTTTATGAAGGGGTCGAATTCCCTGATGATTGTGATGTTTTAATTTCCTACGCACATCCCAAAGATGAAACACTGGTTGCCAGTTTCATTACTAAATATGCGGTTACGGCTTTTGCCAGCCAGGGATATCTCGATAAACACCCCATCAGTAGCCCTGAAGAACTGGAGCAACATTCCTGTATTTTGATTGATTCAATGATGATTGATGACGCCAATATTTGGCGATTCAATTCAGCCGGTGGCAAGGAGATGCATGACTATCGGGTGACAGGAAATTACGTCTGCGATAATACGCAATCCGCGCTGGCGCTGGCACGTAATCATCTGGGCATTGTTTTTGCGCCCAATGAAAGCGTTCAACTTGATATTGAGGCTGGGGCGCTGGTTCCGTGCTTCTCTGAACAGCACGAGTGGTGGCTGGATCTGGTCGCGATTTTCCGTAAGCGTGAATACCAACCCTGGCGAGTACAGTTTATTCTGGATGAGATGTTGGCGGAGATTCGCGAGCAGCTTACTCAGGTGCTACAACAGCCACCTGAGTAA
- the aldB gene encoding aldehyde dehydrogenase AldB, whose amino-acid sequence MTNNPPSTRIHPGEYGYPLKLKARYDNFIGGDWVAPVDGEYYQNLTPVTGQLLCEVASSGKKDIDLALDAAHKVKDKWAHTSVQDRAALLFKIADRMEQNLELLATAETWDNGKPIRETSAADVPLAIDHFRYFASCIRAQEGGISEVDSDTVAYHFHEPLGVVGQIIPWNFPLLMASWKMAPALAAGNCVVLKPARLTPLSVLLLMEVIGDLLPPGVVNVVNGAGGEIGEYLATSKRIAKVAFTGSTEVGQQIMQYATQNIIPVTLELGGKSPNIFFADVMDEEDAFFDKALEGFALFAFNQGEVCTCPSRALVQESIYERFMERAIRRVESIRSGNPLDSVTQMGAQVSHGQLETILNYIDIGKKEGADVLTGGRRKQLDGELKEGYYLEPTILYGKNNMRVFQEEIFGPVLAVTTFKTMEDALEIANDTQYGLGAGVWSRNGNLAYKMGRGIQAGRVWTNCYHAYPAHAAFGGYKQSGIGRETHKMMLNHYQQTKCLLVSYSDKPLGLF is encoded by the coding sequence ATGACTAATAACCCCCCTTCAACGCGTATTCATCCCGGCGAGTATGGTTATCCCCTGAAGTTAAAAGCCCGATACGATAACTTTATCGGCGGCGATTGGGTGGCACCGGTGGACGGTGAGTATTACCAGAACCTGACGCCGGTCACCGGGCAGTTACTGTGCGAAGTGGCTTCTTCTGGCAAAAAAGACATCGATCTGGCATTGGATGCCGCGCACAAAGTCAAAGATAAATGGGCGCATACGTCCGTCCAGGATCGTGCTGCGCTCCTGTTCAAGATTGCCGATCGCATGGAGCAAAACCTGGAGCTGCTGGCGACGGCAGAAACCTGGGATAACGGTAAGCCAATCCGCGAAACCAGCGCGGCAGATGTGCCGCTGGCCATTGACCATTTCCGCTATTTCGCCTCCTGTATTCGAGCCCAGGAAGGGGGGATCAGTGAAGTCGACAGCGATACGGTGGCGTATCATTTCCATGAACCGCTCGGCGTAGTCGGGCAAATTATCCCGTGGAACTTCCCGTTGCTGATGGCGAGCTGGAAGATGGCGCCGGCCCTGGCAGCGGGTAACTGCGTGGTGTTGAAGCCAGCTCGTCTGACGCCGCTGTCGGTGCTGCTGCTGATGGAAGTTATCGGTGATTTGCTGCCACCGGGCGTGGTGAATGTGGTTAACGGTGCGGGCGGAGAAATCGGCGAATATCTGGCGACATCAAAACGCATTGCGAAAGTGGCGTTTACCGGTTCGACGGAAGTCGGCCAGCAGATCATGCAGTACGCCACACAGAATATTATCCCTGTCACGCTGGAACTGGGTGGCAAGTCGCCGAATATCTTCTTTGCCGACGTTATGGATGAGGAAGATGCGTTCTTTGACAAGGCGCTGGAAGGCTTTGCGCTATTTGCCTTCAACCAGGGCGAGGTGTGTACTTGCCCGAGTCGTGCACTGGTGCAGGAATCTATATACGAACGTTTTATGGAGCGAGCCATTCGCCGTGTGGAGAGTATCCGCAGCGGTAACCCGCTTGATAGCGTCACGCAGATGGGCGCGCAGGTCTCGCATGGGCAGTTAGAAACCATTCTGAACTACATTGATATCGGTAAGAAAGAAGGGGCGGATGTCCTGACCGGCGGGCGGCGTAAGCAGCTGGATGGGGAGTTAAAAGAGGGCTACTACCTCGAGCCAACCATCCTGTACGGCAAGAACAATATGCGCGTTTTCCAGGAAGAGATCTTCGGCCCGGTGCTGGCGGTCACAACCTTTAAAACTATGGAAGACGCGCTGGAGATCGCCAACGATACCCAATACGGACTGGGTGCTGGCGTCTGGAGCCGTAACGGTAATTTGGCCTATAAGATGGGACGTGGTATTCAGGCCGGACGCGTCTGGACCAACTGCTACCATGCCTACCCGGCACATGCGGCGTTTGGCGGCTATAAACAGTCGGGTATCGGGCGGGAAACTCACAAGATGATGCTGAACCACTACCAGCAGACCAAGTGCCTGCTGGTGAGCTACTCTGATAAACCGCTGGGGCTGTTTTAA
- a CDS encoding MFS transporter, with amino-acid sequence MTSAPITTNDLAQRAQDDKLSLREKIGYGLGDAGGTVITCLIMNFLTFFYTDVFGLTPALVGTLFIALRVFDAVSDPIMGVLADRTQSRWGRFRPWQLWVAVPIGIIGVLTFTVPDASMGVKIAWAFGTYLLLSVGYTAINVPYCALINTMTTRHNEVIACQSWRFVLCGVAGFLVSVGLPWMVAILGQGNAAQGYQFGVGILCAIAVVMFLCCFFWVRERVPLAMMGKFTLREHIGGLRKNDQLLLMLVMSFLLINVFNIRGGGYMYFITYVLEGSTAYTSLFFTMVTFASIIGSVVVSPLTRRIDTVKLYYYTNLVLAALAALMWFLPTGPAHQTLWLAVILGNGIILGFTLPLHFSLMAFADDYGEWKTGVRSSGMNFAFNLFFIKLAWASSAGIISVLFIFVAYQPGAGNQTASSLQGITAMETLLPALFHLLLALSIRLCKLNNPMMSRIATDLRQRHVQP; translated from the coding sequence ATGACTTCGGCTCCGATTACGACCAACGATTTGGCACAACGTGCACAAGACGACAAATTATCTCTGCGTGAAAAAATAGGTTACGGATTAGGCGATGCAGGCGGGACCGTTATTACCTGCCTGATCATGAACTTCCTGACTTTTTTCTATACTGATGTGTTTGGCTTAACGCCCGCACTGGTCGGCACCTTGTTTATTGCCCTGCGCGTATTTGACGCAGTTTCTGACCCGATCATGGGTGTCCTCGCCGACCGCACGCAAAGCCGCTGGGGACGCTTTCGCCCATGGCAGCTGTGGGTGGCCGTTCCCATCGGCATTATTGGCGTTCTGACCTTTACCGTCCCGGACGCCAGCATGGGGGTAAAAATCGCCTGGGCATTTGGCACCTATCTGCTGCTTTCCGTCGGCTATACCGCGATCAATGTGCCGTATTGTGCGCTGATCAACACCATGACGACGCGCCACAATGAAGTGATCGCCTGCCAGTCCTGGCGCTTTGTGCTGTGCGGTGTCGCCGGTTTTTTAGTCTCCGTCGGCCTGCCGTGGATGGTGGCGATACTCGGTCAGGGCAACGCCGCGCAGGGTTATCAGTTTGGCGTGGGCATCCTGTGTGCCATCGCAGTCGTCATGTTCCTGTGCTGTTTCTTCTGGGTGCGCGAGCGGGTACCGCTGGCGATGATGGGGAAATTTACGCTGCGCGAACACATCGGCGGACTGCGTAAAAATGACCAACTGCTGCTGATGCTGGTGATGTCCTTCCTGCTGATCAATGTCTTTAATATTCGTGGCGGCGGGTACATGTACTTCATTACCTACGTGCTGGAAGGCAGTACCGCTTACACCTCGCTGTTTTTCACCATGGTCACCTTCGCCTCGATCATCGGTTCGGTGGTGGTTAGCCCGCTGACGCGACGCATCGACACCGTCAAACTCTATTACTACACCAACCTGGTACTGGCGGCGCTGGCAGCGTTAATGTGGTTCCTGCCAACCGGTCCAGCGCACCAGACGTTATGGCTGGCGGTGATTCTCGGCAACGGCATTATTCTCGGCTTCACGCTGCCGCTGCACTTCTCGCTGATGGCCTTTGCTGATGATTACGGCGAATGGAAAACCGGCGTGCGTTCCTCCGGCATGAATTTCGCCTTCAACCTGTTTTTCATCAAGCTGGCCTGGGCCTCCAGTGCCGGGATCATCAGCGTGTTGTTTATTTTTGTCGCCTATCAGCCTGGCGCTGGCAACCAAACCGCCAGTTCGCTGCAAGGTATTACCGCCATGGAGACGCTGCTGCCCGCCCTGTTCCACCTACTGCTGGCGCTGTCTATCCGCCTTTGCAAACTCAATAACCCGATGATGTCGCGCATTGCTACCGATCTGCGTCAGCGTCATGTACAGCCTTAA
- a CDS encoding MipA/OmpV family protein: MLIKRNIAALVALSFMASASAAEFSLGGGAVYNESPYRGYNENVHAVPLISYEGESFYFRQTTLGYILSKSESNEFSITASWMPLEFDPGDNDDHAMKQLDKRDATAMAGAAWYHHEKWGSVKVSAAADVMDNSSGWAGEVSLFRPMPMGKLTLTPSIGVLYYDEKFNEYYYGISGNESRRSGLSSYSPGDSWTPYAGLSAKYALTANLTLLASANYSVLPDDIKDSPMVDRDDSFTFLSGVSWRF, from the coding sequence ATGTTAATTAAACGCAATATTGCGGCGCTAGTTGCTTTGTCTTTTATGGCAAGTGCATCAGCCGCAGAGTTTTCTCTTGGCGGTGGGGCTGTATATAACGAATCTCCTTATCGTGGATACAATGAAAATGTCCATGCAGTACCGCTTATCAGTTATGAAGGCGAATCATTTTATTTTAGGCAAACAACGCTAGGTTATATTCTGTCGAAGAGTGAAAGTAATGAATTTAGCATTACTGCTTCGTGGATGCCGCTTGAGTTTGACCCAGGCGATAACGACGATCATGCGATGAAGCAGCTCGACAAGCGTGACGCAACCGCAATGGCGGGGGCCGCATGGTATCACCATGAGAAATGGGGCAGCGTGAAAGTCTCTGCCGCCGCGGATGTAATGGACAACAGCAGCGGTTGGGCTGGCGAAGTTTCTCTGTTCCGTCCAATGCCGATGGGCAAGCTGACGCTGACGCCGTCCATTGGTGTGCTCTACTACGATGAAAAATTCAACGAATATTACTACGGCATCTCAGGCAATGAGTCTCGCCGTAGCGGGTTATCTAGCTATTCCCCAGGCGATAGCTGGACACCGTATGCCGGTCTGTCCGCAAAATATGCGTTAACCGCTAACCTGACACTGCTGGCCAGCGCCAACTATAGCGTGCTGCCAGATGATATTAAGGATAGCCCAATGGTTGATCGCGATGACAGCTTCACTTTCCTGTCAGGGGTGAGCTGGCGTTTCTAA
- a CDS encoding glycoside hydrolase family 127 protein, which translates to MNAQEVDLHKLTVSDPFLGQYQQLVRDVVIPYQWDALNDRIAEADPSHAIENFRIAAGQQSGEFYGMVFQDSDVAKWLEAVAWSLCQKPDTELEKTADEVIELVAAAQCEDGYLNTYFTVKAPEERWTNLAECHELYCAGHMIEAGVAFFQATGKRRLLEVVCRLADHIDNVFGPGENQLHGYPGHPEIELALMRLYEVTQQQRYMTLVNYFVEQRGTQPHFYDEEYEKRGRTSYWHTYGPAWMVKDKPYSQAHQPISEQQTAIGHAVRFVYLMTGVAHLARLSQDEGKRQDCLRLWNNMAQRQLYITGGIGSQSSGEAFSSDYDLPNDSVYAESCASIGLMMFARRMLEMEADSQYADVMERALYNTVLGGMALDGKHFFYVNPLEVHPKSLKFNHIYDHVKPIRQRWFGCACCPPNIARVLTSIGHYLYTPRQDALYINMYVGNSMEIPVENGTLKLRISGDYPWHEQVNITIDSVQPVHHTLALRLPDWCSAPQVMLNGLPVEQDIRKGYLHITRTWQEGDTLSLTLPMPVRRVYGNPLVRHVAGKVAIQRGPLVYCLEQADNGEELHNLWLPKESEFRVFEGKGLFSHKILIQTEGVKQSADDATQQSLWHYDVSPASRQTHTLTFIPWFSWANRGEGEMRIWVNEQ; encoded by the coding sequence ATGAACGCACAGGAAGTCGACCTGCATAAGCTCACGGTCAGCGATCCGTTCCTCGGACAATACCAGCAACTGGTGCGCGACGTGGTGATCCCCTATCAGTGGGATGCACTCAATGATCGTATTGCAGAAGCCGATCCCAGCCACGCTATCGAGAATTTCCGCATTGCTGCGGGCCAGCAATCCGGTGAGTTTTACGGCATGGTTTTTCAGGATAGCGACGTGGCCAAATGGCTGGAGGCCGTGGCCTGGTCGTTGTGTCAGAAACCGGATACCGAGCTGGAAAAAACCGCCGATGAGGTGATTGAACTGGTCGCCGCCGCCCAGTGCGAAGATGGCTATCTCAACACCTATTTTACGGTGAAGGCCCCTGAAGAACGCTGGACGAATCTGGCCGAATGTCATGAACTGTACTGCGCGGGTCACATGATAGAAGCGGGTGTGGCCTTCTTTCAGGCGACGGGAAAACGCCGCTTACTGGAGGTGGTATGTCGTCTGGCAGACCATATCGACAACGTTTTTGGACCCGGTGAAAACCAGCTGCATGGCTATCCCGGACACCCGGAAATTGAGCTGGCGCTCATGCGATTGTATGAAGTCACGCAGCAACAACGGTATATGACGCTGGTAAATTATTTTGTTGAGCAGCGTGGCACACAGCCGCATTTCTACGATGAAGAGTACGAAAAACGCGGTCGCACCTCCTACTGGCACACCTACGGCCCGGCGTGGATGGTGAAAGACAAGCCTTACAGCCAGGCGCACCAGCCAATATCTGAACAGCAAACCGCCATCGGTCACGCCGTGCGCTTTGTCTACCTGATGACCGGTGTGGCCCACTTGGCCCGCTTAAGCCAGGACGAAGGCAAGCGCCAGGACTGCCTGCGACTGTGGAACAATATGGCCCAGCGCCAGCTGTACATTACCGGCGGGATCGGCTCGCAAAGCAGCGGCGAGGCATTTAGCAGCGATTACGATCTGCCCAACGACTCTGTGTATGCGGAAAGCTGCGCCTCTATTGGTCTGATGATGTTCGCCCGCCGGATGCTGGAGATGGAGGCCGACAGTCAGTACGCCGACGTGATGGAACGCGCGCTGTATAACACCGTACTGGGTGGTATGGCGCTTGACGGGAAACACTTTTTCTACGTTAACCCGCTGGAAGTGCATCCTAAATCTCTAAAATTTAACCATATTTATGACCACGTGAAGCCCATTCGCCAGCGCTGGTTTGGCTGCGCCTGCTGCCCACCGAATATCGCGCGCGTGTTAACGTCGATTGGCCATTACCTCTACACGCCGCGCCAGGACGCGCTGTATATCAATATGTATGTGGGCAACAGCATGGAAATACCCGTTGAAAACGGGACGCTGAAACTCCGCATTAGCGGAGATTATCCGTGGCATGAGCAGGTTAATATCACCATTGATTCCGTGCAGCCAGTACACCACACCCTGGCACTACGCCTGCCGGACTGGTGCTCCGCGCCGCAGGTCATGCTGAACGGTTTGCCTGTAGAACAAGATATTCGCAAAGGCTATTTGCACATAACCCGCACCTGGCAAGAAGGGGATACGCTGAGCCTGACGCTCCCGATGCCGGTGCGTCGGGTATACGGTAATCCGCTGGTTCGCCATGTTGCCGGTAAGGTTGCCATTCAACGTGGACCGTTAGTCTATTGTCTGGAGCAGGCGGATAACGGCGAGGAATTGCATAACCTGTGGCTGCCCAAAGAGAGTGAATTCAGGGTCTTTGAGGGGAAAGGGCTATTCAGCCATAAAATACTGATTCAAACGGAAGGGGTGAAGCAAAGCGCTGATGATGCCACGCAGCAATCGTTGTGGCACTACGATGTCTCCCCCGCTTCCCGGCAAACGCATACGCTGACGTTTATTCCGTGGTTTAGCTGGGCGAACCGTGGTGAAGGTGAAATGCGGATTTGGGTCAACGAGCAGTAA
- a CDS encoding HlyD family secretion protein has product MDLLIVLTYVACAWSVFKIFKIPVNKWTVPTAALGGIFIVCGLILLMNYNHPYTFKAQKAVISIPVVPQVTGVVTEVTDKKNTLIKKGEVLFKLNPGRYQARVDRLKADIVTAQHKEQALVAQLDEMKANTQQKKATRDKLAKDYQRYAQGSQAKVNPFSERDIDAARQNYLAQEASVKSSLAEQQQIQSQLDSMVMGEHSQIASLKAQLAEAEFNLDQTVVRAPSDGYVTQVLIRPGTYAAALPMRPVMVFIPDQKRQIIAQFRQNSLLRLEPGDEAEVVFNALPGKVYSGKLAAISPAVPGGTYQSNGALQSLNSTPGSEGVIATIELNENVDVNALPDGIYAQVAVYSDHFAHVSVMRKVLLRMTSWVHYLYLDH; this is encoded by the coding sequence ATGGATTTACTGATCGTTTTGACCTATGTGGCTTGTGCATGGTCTGTATTTAAAATTTTTAAAATTCCTGTAAATAAATGGACAGTACCGACTGCAGCATTGGGCGGTATTTTTATTGTTTGCGGACTTATATTACTGATGAACTATAACCATCCGTATACATTTAAGGCGCAAAAGGCGGTTATTTCTATTCCCGTCGTGCCGCAGGTGACCGGGGTGGTAACAGAAGTCACGGATAAGAAAAACACGCTGATCAAAAAAGGCGAGGTGCTGTTTAAGCTTAACCCTGGGCGTTATCAGGCGAGGGTTGACCGCCTGAAAGCCGACATTGTCACGGCACAGCATAAAGAGCAGGCGCTGGTTGCGCAGTTAGATGAAATGAAAGCGAACACGCAGCAGAAAAAGGCCACGCGTGACAAGTTGGCAAAAGATTACCAGCGTTACGCGCAGGGTAGCCAGGCGAAGGTAAATCCTTTTTCTGAACGCGATATCGATGCGGCACGGCAAAACTATCTGGCGCAGGAAGCGTCGGTAAAATCGTCCCTCGCAGAGCAACAGCAAATACAGAGCCAGTTAGACAGCATGGTGATGGGTGAGCATTCACAAATTGCCAGCCTGAAAGCCCAGCTGGCGGAAGCAGAATTTAACCTCGATCAAACCGTGGTTCGTGCGCCCAGCGATGGCTATGTTACCCAGGTGCTGATCCGACCGGGCACCTATGCCGCTGCGCTGCCGATGCGTCCGGTGATGGTGTTTATCCCGGATCAAAAACGACAGATTATTGCCCAGTTCCGCCAAAACTCACTTCTGCGACTGGAGCCAGGTGACGAAGCTGAAGTGGTATTTAACGCGCTACCGGGGAAAGTTTATAGCGGAAAACTGGCCGCGATTAGCCCGGCGGTTCCGGGTGGCACGTATCAGTCGAACGGCGCGTTGCAATCCTTAAACTCCACGCCGGGTTCGGAAGGGGTGATCGCCACGATTGAACTGAATGAGAATGTGGACGTCAACGCGTTGCCTGATGGTATTTACGCTCAGGTCGCGGTGTATTCGGACCATTTCGCCCATGTATCAGTGATGCGTAAGGTCCTGTTACGCATGACCAGTTGGGTGCATTACCTGTATCTCGACCACTAG